In Nonomuraea sp. NBC_00507, the following are encoded in one genomic region:
- a CDS encoding non-ribosomal peptide synthetase: protein MVGILETDRVHEAIAEQVRRTPDRIAVVAGRTRVTYAELYTRAGRIAGELRRRGTGPGDSVGVCLDRDDSLIAALLGVWRAGAAYVPLDPAYPADRLEFIAEDAGMAQLITSEVVARRQEAVLRASGAEALFVESVAGDGAESIEQVDGGPADAAYVIYTSGSTGRPKGVVVEHRNAMALLRYEATRYPDELAGMLFATSVCFDPSVTQMFLPLLCGGTVIVADNLLALSALPARDEVTTVYGAPSALVALLGEPLPAGVRTVIAGGEPLTRALADRIYANPGVRRVVNVYGPTECTVTCTSHEVLRDEEGEPPIGSAYAGSVLSVRDAGGRPLADGEIGELWVAGPLVGRGYLNRPALTAERFVTDDEGVRHYRTGDLVRRENGICSYAGRNDDQVKVAGFRVELGEVQGTLTRHPGVNHAVVLTQNDAREVRRLVAYVEPAEAGVGEAELRQWMRERLPDYMVPSRIALMERIPLGPTGKIDRAALPALEFAPELGAYVAPRNDTERRLAEIVGAVLGVEQVGVHHHFIDLGGESLAAARICAVIERELGARMALTTFLGRPTIAELAPLVEAAKAEASGSPAPRLTRHPGRDRYPLTSAQHGMWLLREVSHTRNATTLAFRLRLTGLDSAEPVQAALDALVREHEVLRTVTLIGGDGEPVAELRPPAPVPLEEHAYTPGLAERLAVHGFDLSADVPLLRAALLWHDERTAELIVVTDHTAYDGWSNATLMAALTGTVAEQPVQVGDVALLEQELAGDPDRMERLRAFWAEELAGAAPPYDLSTRTPSGPSRFRGARLVHKVPAGTAARAAELAAATGTTPFAVYFTVLGLLVAAQTDRPDVLLGAAVADRAHPELEGLVGPLVDVLPVRLRLDGDLSVRRAIVQSAAATTRSLDHIGLAPGERLAVSGIERPRGTMLTPVVLSYQPPAVPVRLERDGLTVELLGELSGGGAQAPCTVFVNTTVEGVEIQVEYDVDLFTREEAGGFADRLMRLLEAAVTGPDLPLSAFELVTAEERATLLAWGSGAPLPEPGSATVVHEVLEQAGRHPERVAVADGAGELTYAELASASARIAAALRTGPAAPEGDQVVAVCLPRDRRLPAALVGVARAGAAYVPLEPDHPAERLRHQLADSGATVVLAADDTVQVARELAASTGATVLDLTDLAGLPTGDATPATTPDGLAYVLYTSGSTGRPKGVEVTHANLAAFVAAMRVMPGVRDDDVMLGLTPFSFDVFGFDLWVSLCNGLRLELLDRASAVDGHAVARRIDDSGVTLLTATPTTLRMLVAAGWAGSDRVRVVSIGEVLDPALAGEMLLRVGELWNSYGPTETTIYSTMTRIGVPVGDSVSIGGPLPGERAYVLDQAGRLVPPGVPGELWIGGVGVARGYRGLPSAAFADDPPAPGERRYRTGDLARWRSDGTLDFLGRRDQQVKIRGHRIELGEIEAALRERVPDAVVAVHDEHLVGYLIGGMDDVGGVEAALRERLPDYMIPRQWMTLDTLPTTSSGKVDRGALPKPDRAATRTLVPPGSDAELLVADVWQAVLALDAVGVDDDFFALGGHSLAAMLVAARLKEALAMEVPVRLLFERPVLAAFASAVEELLVAELEAGR from the coding sequence GTGGTTGGCATCCTGGAAACCGATCGCGTTCACGAAGCCATAGCGGAGCAGGTGCGACGTACCCCTGATCGCATCGCCGTGGTGGCAGGCCGGACCCGCGTCACTTACGCGGAGCTCTACACCCGCGCCGGGCGGATCGCCGGCGAGTTACGTCGTCGTGGCACGGGACCCGGCGACTCGGTGGGCGTGTGCCTGGACAGGGACGACTCGCTGATCGCGGCGCTGCTGGGGGTGTGGCGGGCGGGGGCGGCCTATGTGCCGCTCGATCCGGCCTATCCGGCCGATCGGCTGGAGTTCATCGCCGAGGACGCGGGCATGGCCCAGCTGATCACCTCTGAGGTCGTGGCCCGGAGGCAGGAGGCGGTGCTGCGAGCGTCGGGCGCCGAAGCCCTGTTCGTCGAGTCCGTGGCCGGCGATGGTGCCGAGTCCATCGAGCAGGTGGACGGCGGCCCGGCGGATGCCGCGTACGTGATCTACACGTCCGGGTCGACCGGCCGTCCCAAGGGCGTGGTCGTCGAGCACCGCAACGCCATGGCGCTGCTGCGCTACGAGGCCACACGGTACCCGGACGAACTGGCCGGCATGCTCTTCGCCACGTCGGTGTGCTTCGATCCCTCGGTGACGCAGATGTTCCTGCCGCTGCTCTGCGGCGGGACCGTGATCGTCGCGGACAACCTGCTGGCCCTGTCCGCCCTGCCGGCCCGCGATGAGGTGACCACCGTGTACGGCGCGCCCTCCGCGCTGGTGGCGCTGCTCGGCGAGCCGCTCCCGGCCGGTGTCCGTACGGTGATCGCCGGCGGCGAGCCGCTCACCCGGGCGCTGGCGGATCGCATCTACGCCAACCCCGGCGTACGCCGCGTTGTAAACGTATACGGACCGACGGAATGCACGGTCACCTGCACCTCCCACGAGGTGCTCCGCGACGAGGAGGGCGAACCGCCGATCGGCTCGGCCTACGCCGGTTCCGTGCTCAGCGTGCGCGACGCCGGCGGGCGGCCGCTGGCCGACGGTGAGATCGGCGAGCTGTGGGTGGCGGGGCCGCTGGTCGGCCGCGGGTATCTGAACCGGCCGGCGCTGACCGCGGAACGGTTCGTGACCGACGACGAGGGCGTGCGCCACTACCGCACCGGCGACCTCGTCCGCCGCGAGAACGGGATCTGCTCCTACGCGGGCCGCAATGACGACCAGGTCAAGGTGGCCGGGTTCCGGGTCGAGCTGGGGGAGGTGCAGGGCACCCTGACCCGGCATCCCGGCGTGAACCACGCGGTCGTGCTGACCCAGAACGACGCCCGGGAGGTACGCCGCCTGGTCGCCTACGTGGAACCGGCCGAAGCGGGGGTCGGCGAGGCGGAGCTGCGGCAGTGGATGCGCGAGCGGCTGCCCGACTACATGGTGCCGTCCCGCATCGCCCTCATGGAGCGCATCCCGCTCGGCCCCACGGGGAAGATCGACCGGGCCGCGCTGCCGGCGCTGGAATTCGCCCCTGAGCTGGGCGCCTACGTCGCGCCGCGCAACGACACCGAGCGGCGGCTCGCCGAGATCGTCGGCGCGGTGCTCGGCGTCGAGCAGGTCGGCGTCCACCACCATTTCATCGACCTCGGCGGCGAGTCGCTGGCCGCCGCCCGGATCTGCGCGGTCATCGAACGGGAACTGGGCGCGCGGATGGCACTCACCACGTTCCTCGGCAGGCCGACGATCGCCGAGCTGGCCCCGCTCGTGGAGGCCGCCAAGGCGGAGGCCTCGGGATCCCCCGCTCCCCGGCTGACCCGTCACCCCGGCAGGGACCGGTATCCGCTCACCTCAGCCCAGCACGGCATGTGGCTGTTACGCGAGGTCAGCCACACGCGCAACGCCACCACCCTCGCCTTCCGCCTGCGCCTCACCGGCCTCGACTCGGCTGAACCCGTCCAGGCCGCCCTGGATGCGCTCGTTCGCGAACACGAGGTGCTGCGCACCGTCACCCTGATCGGCGGGGACGGCGAACCGGTCGCCGAACTGCGGCCGCCGGCGCCGGTCCCGCTGGAGGAGCACGCCTACACGCCCGGCCTGGCCGAGCGGCTCGCGGTCCACGGCTTCGACCTGTCCGCCGACGTCCCGCTGCTGCGCGCCGCCCTGCTCTGGCACGACGAGCGGACGGCCGAGCTGATCGTCGTCACCGACCACACCGCCTACGACGGCTGGTCCAACGCCACGCTCATGGCGGCGCTCACCGGAACCGTCGCCGAGCAGCCCGTCCAGGTCGGCGACGTGGCCCTGCTGGAGCAGGAGCTCGCGGGCGACCCGGACAGGATGGAACGACTGCGGGCGTTCTGGGCCGAGGAACTGGCCGGGGCCGCGCCGCCGTACGATCTGTCGACGCGCACGCCGAGCGGGCCCAGCCGCTTCCGCGGCGCCCGGCTGGTGCACAAGGTGCCGGCGGGGACGGCGGCCCGGGCGGCCGAGCTGGCCGCGGCGACGGGCACGACCCCGTTCGCGGTCTACTTCACCGTGCTCGGGCTGCTGGTGGCGGCCCAGACCGACCGGCCCGACGTGCTGCTCGGCGCGGCCGTCGCCGACCGCGCCCACCCCGAGCTGGAGGGTCTCGTCGGCCCGCTCGTCGACGTGCTCCCGGTACGGCTCCGCCTCGACGGCGACCTGTCCGTACGGCGGGCCATCGTCCAGTCGGCGGCCGCCACGACCCGGTCGCTCGATCACATCGGCCTCGCGCCTGGGGAACGGCTGGCCGTCTCCGGGATCGAGCGTCCACGGGGCACGATGCTCACCCCTGTCGTGCTGTCGTACCAGCCGCCTGCCGTGCCGGTGCGGCTGGAGCGCGACGGGCTCACTGTGGAGCTGCTCGGCGAGCTGAGCGGCGGCGGGGCGCAGGCGCCGTGCACGGTGTTCGTGAACACGACGGTGGAGGGTGTCGAGATTCAGGTCGAGTACGACGTCGACCTCTTCACCCGGGAGGAGGCCGGGGGCTTCGCCGATCGGCTGATGCGGCTGCTCGAAGCCGCGGTGACCGGTCCTGACCTGCCTCTGTCGGCGTTCGAGCTGGTCACCGCCGAGGAGCGGGCCACGCTGCTGGCCTGGGGCAGCGGGGCGCCGCTCCCCGAGCCCGGCTCGGCGACCGTCGTCCATGAGGTGCTGGAGCAGGCGGGACGGCACCCGGAGCGGGTGGCCGTGGCGGACGGGGCGGGGGAGCTGACCTACGCCGAGCTGGCGTCGGCCTCGGCACGCATCGCCGCCGCCCTCCGAACCGGCCCGGCCGCCCCCGAGGGAGACCAGGTCGTGGCCGTGTGCCTGCCGCGTGACAGGCGGCTGCCCGCCGCGCTCGTCGGCGTGGCCAGGGCCGGTGCGGCCTACGTGCCGCTCGAACCGGACCACCCGGCCGAGCGGCTGCGGCACCAGCTCGCCGACTCCGGCGCCACGGTCGTGCTCGCCGCGGACGACACCGTCCAGGTGGCGCGCGAGCTGGCCGCATCCACCGGCGCGACGGTACTGGACCTCACCGACCTCGCCGGCCTGCCCACGGGGGACGCGACGCCCGCCACCACACCGGACGGTCTGGCCTACGTGCTCTACACCTCCGGCTCGACCGGCCGCCCCAAGGGCGTCGAGGTCACCCACGCCAACCTGGCCGCGTTCGTGGCGGCGATGCGGGTCATGCCCGGCGTCCGCGACGACGACGTCATGCTCGGCCTCACCCCGTTCTCCTTCGACGTCTTCGGCTTCGACCTGTGGGTCAGCCTGTGCAACGGGCTCCGGCTCGAACTGCTCGACCGTGCCTCGGCCGTCGACGGCCACGCGGTGGCACGGCGCATCGACGACTCCGGCGTCACGCTGCTCACCGCCACCCCGACCACGCTGCGCATGCTGGTCGCCGCCGGCTGGGCGGGCAGCGACCGGGTACGCGTGGTCAGCATCGGCGAGGTCCTCGATCCGGCCCTGGCCGGCGAGATGCTGCTCAGGGTCGGTGAACTGTGGAACTCTTACGGGCCGACCGAGACGACCATCTACTCCACCATGACGAGGATCGGCGTCCCCGTCGGTGACAGCGTGTCCATCGGCGGGCCGCTGCCCGGTGAGCGGGCTTACGTGCTGGACCAGGCGGGCCGCCTCGTCCCGCCGGGCGTCCCGGGCGAGCTGTGGATCGGCGGCGTGGGCGTGGCCCGGGGCTACAGAGGCCTGCCTTCGGCCGCGTTCGCCGACGACCCGCCGGCTCCGGGTGAGCGCCGCTACCGCACCGGTGACCTGGCCCGCTGGCGCTCCGACGGCACGCTCGACTTCCTCGGCCGCCGCGACCAGCAGGTGAAGATTCGCGGTCACCGGATCGAGCTGGGCGAGATCGAGGCGGCGTTGCGGGAGAGGGTGCCGGACGCGGTGGTCGCCGTACACGACGAGCACCTCGTCGGCTATCTGATCGGCGGGATGGACGACGTCGGCGGGGTGGAGGCCGCGCTGCGGGAGCGGTTGCCCGACTACATGATCCCGCGCCAGTGGATGACGCTCGACACGCTGCCCACCACCTCCTCGGGCAAGGTCGACAGGGGCGCGCTGCCCAAACCGGACCGGGCCGCCACCCGCACCCTGGTCCCGCCGGGCAGCGACGCCGAGCTGCTCGTCGCCGACGTCTGGCAGGCGGTGCTCGCCTTGGATGCGGTCGGCGTGGACGACGACTTCTTCGCGCTGGGCGGCCATTCGCTGGCGGCCATGCTGGTCGCCGCCCGCCTCAAGGAAGCGCTGGCCATGGAGGTGCCGGTGCGGTTGTTGTTCGAGCGGCCGGTGCTGGCGGCGTTCGCCTCGGCGGTGGAGGAGCTGCTGGTGGCGGAGCTGGAGGCCGGGCGATGA
- the ppdK gene encoding pyruvate, phosphate dikinase, protein MAKHVYDFTEGNRNLKDLLGGKGANLAEMTNLGLPVPHGFTITTEACRHYLAAGAMPDGLEQEVGGHLDALEKKMGRKLGQADDPLLVSVRSGAKFSMPGMMDTVLNIGLNDESVHGLAKQAGGNERFAWDSYRRLIQMFGKTVLGIDGELFERALDELKGRRQDTDLDADELQRLVETYKGIVREQTGKDFPTDPREQMRLAVMAVFDSWNAPRAILYRRQERIPADLGTAVNIMAMVFGNYGDDSGTGVAFTRDPGSGRQGIYGDYLQNAQGEDVVAGIRNTIPLEDLERIDKHSYDELIGIMETLETHYKDLCDIEFTIERGKLWMLQTRVGKRTAAAAFCIATQLVDQGLITLDDAVTRVTGDQLAQLMFPRFDRGADKKKIAKGMNASPGAAVGKAVFSSERAVELSGQGEDVILVRRETNPDDLSGMIAAKGILTSRGGKTSHAAVVARGMGKTCVCGAKELDVNTREGSFTAPDGVVVSEGDVISIDGTTGEVFLGEVPVVPSAVVEYFEGAEPGDELVKAVDRIMRRADEARRLGVRANADTPDDAARARRFGARGIGLCRTEHMFLGERRQLVEDLVLAATDEERQTALDALEPLQKSDFIGIFEAMGGDPVTIRLIDPPLHEFLPDIVDLSVKVATSKDVTDKDRKLLAAVRRLHEQNPMLGLRGVRLGLVIPGLFAMQVRAIAQAAKEVPGARPEIMIPLAAAVQELESVREEAAKILAEVGVEALIGTMIEVPRAALTAGQIAEAAEFFSFGTNDLTQMVWGFSRDDVESSFFHRYLDLGIFGVSPFETLDREGVGRLIKIAVEEGRAARPDLHLGICGEHGGDPDSVHFCHEVGLDYVSCSPFRIPVARLEAGRAALSDTDSDTR, encoded by the coding sequence GTGGCCAAGCATGTTTACGATTTCACCGAGGGCAACAGGAATCTCAAAGATCTTCTCGGCGGTAAAGGCGCGAACCTCGCTGAGATGACCAATCTCGGGCTGCCCGTTCCCCATGGATTCACGATCACCACTGAGGCGTGCCGCCACTATCTGGCGGCCGGCGCCATGCCGGACGGCCTGGAGCAGGAGGTCGGCGGGCATCTGGACGCACTCGAGAAGAAGATGGGCAGGAAGCTCGGGCAGGCCGACGATCCGCTCCTGGTGAGCGTGCGGTCCGGGGCGAAGTTCTCCATGCCGGGCATGATGGACACGGTCCTCAACATCGGCCTCAACGACGAGTCCGTGCACGGCCTTGCCAAGCAGGCCGGCGGCAACGAGCGGTTCGCCTGGGACTCCTACCGCAGGCTCATCCAGATGTTCGGCAAGACGGTGCTCGGCATCGACGGCGAGCTGTTCGAGCGCGCTCTCGACGAGCTCAAGGGCAGGCGTCAGGACACCGATCTGGACGCGGACGAGCTGCAGCGCCTGGTGGAGACGTACAAGGGGATCGTGCGGGAGCAGACCGGCAAGGACTTCCCGACCGACCCGCGCGAGCAGATGCGCCTGGCCGTCATGGCCGTCTTCGACTCCTGGAACGCCCCGCGCGCCATCCTCTACCGCCGCCAGGAGCGCATCCCCGCCGACCTCGGCACCGCCGTCAACATCATGGCCATGGTCTTCGGCAACTACGGCGACGACTCCGGCACCGGCGTGGCCTTCACCCGCGACCCCGGGTCCGGCCGGCAGGGCATCTACGGCGACTACCTGCAGAACGCCCAGGGTGAGGACGTGGTGGCGGGCATTCGCAACACGATCCCGCTGGAGGACCTCGAGCGCATCGACAAGCACTCCTACGACGAGTTGATCGGCATCATGGAGACGCTTGAGACGCACTACAAGGACCTGTGTGACATCGAGTTCACGATCGAGCGCGGCAAGTTGTGGATGTTGCAGACGCGGGTCGGTAAGCGGACCGCCGCGGCCGCGTTCTGCATCGCCACCCAGCTCGTCGACCAGGGGCTGATCACCCTCGACGACGCCGTCACCCGGGTCACCGGCGACCAGCTGGCCCAGCTCATGTTCCCCCGCTTCGACAGGGGCGCCGACAAGAAGAAGATCGCCAAGGGCATGAACGCCTCCCCGGGCGCCGCCGTCGGCAAGGCCGTCTTCTCCTCTGAACGGGCCGTGGAGCTGAGCGGGCAGGGTGAGGACGTCATCCTCGTCCGCCGCGAGACCAACCCCGACGACCTGTCCGGCATGATCGCCGCCAAGGGCATCCTGACCAGCCGCGGCGGCAAGACCTCCCACGCCGCCGTGGTGGCCCGCGGCATGGGCAAGACGTGCGTGTGCGGCGCGAAGGAGCTCGACGTCAACACCCGTGAGGGGAGCTTCACGGCGCCGGACGGGGTGGTCGTGTCGGAAGGCGACGTGATCTCCATCGACGGCACGACCGGCGAGGTGTTCCTCGGCGAGGTCCCGGTGGTCCCGTCGGCCGTGGTGGAGTACTTCGAGGGCGCCGAGCCCGGTGACGAGCTCGTCAAGGCCGTGGATCGCATCATGCGGCGCGCTGACGAGGCCCGCCGGCTGGGCGTGCGGGCCAACGCCGACACCCCGGACGACGCCGCCCGCGCCCGCCGCTTCGGCGCGCGGGGCATCGGCCTGTGCCGTACCGAGCACATGTTCCTGGGTGAGCGCCGGCAGTTGGTCGAGGACCTGGTCCTGGCGGCCACGGACGAGGAACGTCAGACGGCGCTCGACGCGCTGGAGCCTCTCCAGAAGTCCGACTTCATCGGGATATTTGAGGCTATGGGGGGCGATCCCGTCACCATTCGCCTGATCGACCCGCCCCTGCACGAGTTCCTGCCCGACATCGTGGACTTGTCCGTCAAGGTCGCCACATCGAAGGACGTCACGGACAAGGACCGCAAGCTCCTGGCCGCGGTCAGGCGCCTCCACGAGCAGAACCCGATGCTCGGTCTGCGCGGCGTGCGCCTCGGCCTGGTGATCCCCGGCCTGTTCGCGATGCAGGTGCGGGCGATCGCCCAGGCCGCCAAGGAGGTCCCCGGCGCGCGCCCGGAGATCATGATTCCGCTGGCGGCGGCCGTACAGGAGCTGGAGTCGGTACGCGAGGAAGCGGCCAAGATCCTGGCGGAGGTGGGCGTCGAGGCCCTGATCGGCACCATGATCGAGGTGCCGCGCGCGGCCCTGACGGCCGGCCAGATCGCCGAGGCCGCCGAGTTCTTCTCTTTCGGCACCAACGACCTGACCCAGATGGTCTGGGGCTTCTCCAGGGACGACGTGGAGTCGTCGTTCTTCCACCGTTACCTGGACCTGGGCATCTTCGGCGTCTCCCCGTTCGAGACCCTGGACAGGGAGGGCGTGGGCCGCCTCATCAAGATCGCCGTCGAGGAGGGCCGGGCCGCGAGGCCGGATCTGCACCTGGGCATCTGCGGCGAGCACGGGGGCGACCCCGACTCGGTCCACTTCTGCCACGAGGTGGGCCTGGACTACGTCTCGTGCTCCCCGTTCCGGATCCCGGTGGCCCGGCTGGAGGCGGGCCGCGCCGCCCTCAGCGACACCGACTCCGACACCCGCTAA
- a CDS encoding cytochrome b: MATPTKSKRRARIVAGSAKTARDAAIYLDDRLPFARWFRPQLRKLFPSHWSFLLGELALYSFVMLVLTGTFLTLFYKPNPGVAFASAVEISLEVRGGLLMRQLHHWSATVFVLAIVAHLCRVFFTGAFRKPRELTWMLGVVLFGLVLFESFLGVSLPGDQLAMTGLRQAQGVLLSIPLVGTYLSAFVFDGGFPGNVIPRIFVTHVLLVPGILLALVPLHALVLTWRQKHTERRATAAGERTVTGGPFFPYFAIKNGATALFTIGAIAALATFARVNPVWEHGEYNPGGYPVSAQPFWYFGVLDGAQRLVPGWEIVVGGYVLQPGLWVAPLILTAFFGVLLLYPFLERRFTGDGDHHQLLDRPSQAPVRTALGVAVITFFTVLWAGMWVSEIPPVMRSAPGFPQPPPAPPALLTVQPATYEMIILGLRVAVFVLPVVAFLVARAVCRRRSA, from the coding sequence ATGGCCACTCCTACCAAGTCCAAGAGGCGCGCTCGTATCGTCGCCGGTTCGGCAAAGACGGCCCGCGACGCGGCGATCTATCTGGACGATCGGCTGCCCTTCGCGCGCTGGTTCCGGCCACAGCTGCGCAAACTCTTCCCCAGCCACTGGTCGTTCTTGCTGGGCGAGCTGGCGCTGTACTCGTTCGTGATGCTGGTGCTCACCGGCACGTTCCTGACGTTGTTCTACAAGCCCAACCCGGGCGTGGCTTTCGCCTCCGCCGTGGAGATCAGCTTGGAGGTGCGGGGCGGGCTGCTGATGCGGCAGCTGCATCACTGGTCGGCGACAGTGTTCGTGCTGGCGATCGTGGCCCACCTGTGCCGGGTCTTCTTCACCGGCGCGTTCAGGAAGCCGCGGGAGCTGACGTGGATGCTCGGGGTGGTGCTGTTCGGGCTGGTGCTCTTCGAGTCGTTCCTGGGCGTGTCGCTGCCCGGCGACCAGCTCGCGATGACGGGGCTGCGGCAGGCGCAGGGAGTGTTGTTGTCGATTCCGCTGGTGGGGACGTATCTGTCGGCGTTCGTGTTCGACGGCGGGTTCCCGGGCAACGTCATACCGCGGATCTTCGTCACGCACGTGCTGTTGGTGCCGGGGATCCTGCTGGCGCTGGTGCCGCTGCACGCGTTGGTCCTCACCTGGCGGCAGAAGCACACCGAGCGCCGGGCCACCGCCGCGGGTGAGCGCACCGTTACCGGCGGGCCGTTCTTCCCTTACTTCGCGATCAAGAACGGGGCGACGGCGCTGTTCACGATCGGGGCGATCGCGGCGCTGGCCACGTTCGCGAGGGTCAACCCAGTGTGGGAGCACGGAGAATACAACCCCGGCGGCTATCCGGTTTCGGCGCAGCCGTTCTGGTATTTCGGGGTGCTGGACGGCGCGCAGCGGCTCGTCCCGGGATGGGAGATCGTCGTCGGCGGGTACGTGCTCCAGCCAGGGCTGTGGGTGGCGCCGCTGATTCTGACGGCGTTCTTCGGCGTGCTGCTGCTCTATCCGTTCCTGGAGCGGCGTTTCACCGGCGACGGGGATCATCACCAGCTGCTGGACCGGCCGTCGCAGGCGCCGGTGCGGACGGCCCTGGGCGTCGCGGTCATCACGTTCTTCACCGTGTTGTGGGCGGGGATGTGGGTCTCGGAGATCCCGCCTGTGATGCGCTCCGCGCCCGGGTTCCCGCAGCCGCCGCCTGCTCCGCCGGCGTTGCTGACGGTTCAGCCCGCCACCTACGAGATGATCATCCTGGGGCTGCGGGTGGCCGTGTTCGTGCTGCCGGTGGTGGCCTTCCTCGTCGCCCGCGCCGTCTGCCGGAGGCGGTCAGCGTAG
- a CDS encoding HAMP domain-containing sensor histidine kinase produces the protein MIHTIRFRLTVLYSGLLFVLAALVLGGIYYAVSKTTDQRPYTTEYAKVYNDGRYVDKRPVVFVEEVENAINVRTMTTLRDYSLYTLAGLYVASLGIGWVLSGRVLRPVRSITRTTEDIQATDLKRRINLNGPSDELKDLADTIDKMLDRLEEAFRTQRQLIDDASHELRSPLTIIRANVDAVLADPDASEAERARAVTIVDRATTRMTRLVEDLLASARRQGGAFADSDLELSRVAGEACEEYTAPAAARDLTITRDLGRGLEMIGDSDALRRAVANLLSNAVRLSPPGGTIRVASGRSDGWLWVAVRDNGPGLREADQERVFDRFWRGEPSRRDRHTGLGLAIVRQIVESHGGRVAVFSRLGEGATFVLWLPPRDGVPGLPPDHNPLR, from the coding sequence ATGATCCACACCATCCGCTTCCGGCTCACCGTGCTCTACTCGGGCCTGCTGTTCGTGCTGGCCGCGCTCGTGCTCGGCGGGATCTACTACGCGGTCTCCAAGACGACCGACCAGCGCCCGTACACCACGGAGTACGCCAAGGTGTACAACGACGGGCGGTATGTCGACAAGCGCCCGGTGGTCTTCGTCGAGGAGGTGGAGAACGCCATCAACGTCCGGACGATGACCACGCTGCGCGACTACTCGCTCTACACCCTGGCCGGCCTCTACGTCGCCAGCCTGGGCATCGGCTGGGTGCTGTCCGGCCGCGTGCTGCGCCCGGTCCGGTCGATCACCCGTACCACGGAGGACATCCAGGCCACGGACCTGAAGCGGCGCATCAACCTGAACGGGCCGAGCGACGAGCTGAAGGACCTGGCCGACACCATCGACAAGATGCTCGACCGCCTGGAGGAGGCGTTCCGGACGCAGCGCCAGCTCATCGACGACGCCTCGCACGAGCTGCGCAGTCCGCTGACCATCATCCGGGCGAACGTGGACGCCGTGCTCGCCGACCCCGACGCCAGCGAAGCGGAGCGGGCCAGGGCGGTGACCATCGTGGACCGCGCGACCACCCGCATGACCAGGCTGGTGGAGGATCTGCTGGCCAGCGCCAGGCGGCAGGGCGGCGCGTTCGCCGACTCCGACCTCGAGTTGTCCCGGGTGGCGGGGGAAGCGTGCGAGGAGTACACGGCCCCGGCCGCCGCGCGCGACCTGACGATCACCCGCGACCTGGGGCGCGGCCTGGAGATGATCGGCGACTCCGACGCACTGCGCCGCGCGGTCGCGAACCTGCTCTCGAACGCCGTGCGGCTCTCACCCCCCGGCGGCACGATCAGGGTCGCGTCAGGCCGCTCGGACGGCTGGTTGTGGGTCGCGGTCCGGGACAACGGCCCGGGACTGCGTGAGGCCGACCAGGAGCGCGTGTTCGACCGGTTCTGGCGCGGCGAGCCCAGCCGCCGTGACCGCCACACGGGCCTCGGCCTGGCGATCGTGCGGCAGATCGTGGAGTCGCACGGCGGCCGGGTCGCGGTGTTCTCCCGGCTCGGGGAGGGGGCGACGTTCGTGTTGTGGCTCCCGCCGCGCGACGGCGTGCCCGGCTTGCCGCCCGATCACAACCCCCTACGCTGA
- a CDS encoding response regulator transcription factor, translated as MRLLVVEDEEDLVEALRVGLIRAGYAVDVSYDAPSAHEKLQVNTYDLVLLDLNLPGGDGFQLCRTVRAAGKGVRIIMVTARDRLDDRVRGLDEGADDYLVKPFAFPELLARVRALLRRDSGGGTSVIQVGRLRIDTARLEVTLEGRSLALTPKEYGVLHYLMTRPGHVVSTEELLEHVWDEHADPFTNTVRVTVGNLRRKLQEEGLIETVISRGYRLKEPT; from the coding sequence ATGCGACTGCTTGTGGTGGAGGACGAGGAGGACCTGGTCGAGGCGTTGCGCGTCGGCCTCATCCGCGCGGGATACGCGGTGGACGTCTCCTACGACGCACCGTCCGCGCACGAGAAACTGCAGGTCAACACGTACGACCTGGTCCTGCTCGACCTGAATCTGCCCGGCGGCGACGGCTTCCAGCTGTGCCGCACCGTACGTGCCGCGGGCAAGGGCGTGCGGATCATCATGGTCACCGCCCGCGACCGGCTGGACGACCGCGTCCGCGGGCTCGACGAGGGGGCCGACGACTACCTGGTCAAGCCGTTCGCGTTCCCCGAGCTGCTGGCCAGGGTCCGGGCGCTGCTCCGCAGGGACTCCGGCGGCGGGACCTCGGTGATCCAGGTGGGCAGGCTGCGGATCGACACGGCGCGGCTCGAGGTCACGCTGGAAGGCAGGTCGCTGGCGCTCACCCCCAAGGAGTACGGCGTCCTGCACTACCTCATGACCCGGCCGGGCCACGTCGTGTCCACCGAGGAGCTGCTCGAACACGTCTGGGACGAGCATGCCGACCCGTTCACCAACACCGTCCGCGTCACGGTCGGCAACCTGCGCCGCAAGCTGCAGGAGGAGGGCCTCATCGAGACGGTGATCAGCCGAGGCTACCGGCTCAAGGAGCCGACATGA